gaaacaattaatacaaaatatttcaaagaaaatgtactgaaataatttaaaacaataaaataggagaataatatatttttatttaaagtaataaagattgagaaaattatacGAACAAAGGGCGGGGGTAAGGGTTAAGTTtttacaaagaaattaatttaaataacaaactcgattaataaatttcaaacattatgcgttgaaagaatgtaaaaatataaaattaggaattatgatatttttaaaggaataaaatgcgcagaaaaaaatacgaataaatggcCGAAATACGatttttttactaacttttttttcaacttgcaggCATTGCAATGGCTGAATTGATTTGAAGCGATATTAGACACATATCTAATGCGGCTAATAACGaggtattatttattatttgttaatcaggagttctatttatttaaaaaggatatacgcagtatatagaaataaattatgcaATCGTAATATTTTTTCTGTTATTTAACACTATCAGGACTCGTATCGAGTATTAAGGGGCCGCGTGAGTGTTTTAAAGATAGCTCTAGATGCACGATTTATGCCGTACCTGGAGCTAGCCGAATTTGGGTCAGTCGCATTGATCCGGTCCTCCGACTTGCGATTTGATCTATTATCCACGCTAGTGGAGCGGTGGCGTCCGGAGACCCATACTTTCCATTTTCCGTGCGGGGAGTGCACGGTGACGTTAGAGGACGTTGCAGTGCAGCTTGGACTCCCAGTTGACGGGAATCCCATTACGGGACTATCTTCATTAACCGATCCGGCTGCGGTTTGCTATAAACTCCTAGGAGAGTCACCAAAGGACGgtgataaatatttttccacaataaaatttacatggctaaGAGCCAAAATTTGTCGACTATCAGCGACCGCCAGTGAAGGTGAGTTGATGTGCGCTGCTcgagcgtacatcatgcatTTGATAGGGGCACTACTCATGCCCGATGCAAACGGCGACAGTGTTCATTTGTCGTACTTGCCTCTGCTTGCTGATTTGTCCACAGCTAGGTCGTACAGTTGGGGTTCGGCTGTTCTAGCAATGCTGTACAAGGAGCTTTGTCGGGCGACAGACCCGCAATGTAAAGACATCGGCGGTTGCCTCATACtgctgcagtcatgggcacttTATCGGATGCCGTTTTTGGCACACGTTAGTCACTAACCCTATCTATATCCACTGCCACTCAggtgagaaaataaaaattgtcattatttgtagtcataatatattgagtaatgttaccaaccctaaaccatatactTTTTTTGGTAGGTGGACGACCCGTCCCAGCATCGGGAAGTCATGTGATGTCCCGATATACCGCATGAGGATTGAACAGCATGCCCGGGAAGGGGTAAGTTTCTATTGTAATATTCATGACATACATGGTATTTCTACATGTTTCTCACATGTTATCCGTCTAACTCGTTACAATGTTATTACtcatgcagtttatatggatgccGTACCGGAGGCCGAAAATTGCAAATGTTGTACCCCCGTCCGCACTCGTTGATTCCCACACATGGTGCACAAACACaccaataataaatttcaacgTCGTCGAGTGGTATAACGGCGATCGGGTGCTTCGACAGTTTGGCTGCATCCAACATATCCCGGATCCGCCGTGCCAGTTGGGGGATGATCACGGCTTGACAAAGAGAGGAAGAGTTCAATTGGACTGGGGAATATATCACCGGAAATACGTCGCACTGTGGTACGATCGATTGCGCCGAATTCCTCAGATGGTTATGGCTACCGACCTGCAGCCATCCGCACAGTATATAGAATGGTACCATAGTCGCAGGAAGCCGTATTTACTTGGAGCGTAATCGACGATAATCCCCTCGTACGTTCAGCAAGTTGGGGGATCGAAAGCAGACAGCTCGATGGATCCGGATCCGATGGCATATTGTCCTTCAGAATCGCGGCGAGCCGAACAGTCGAGTTCAAGTGAGGAATCACTTGCTATCGTCCGGATCAGTTTGGCGGTGAATATTATTCGAGCTATGCAGAGGGCGAATATGCGTTCGATTTTGAACTGTTTGGATCCCCCCGGCCGCAGTACGGCATGCTCGGCCAACATGACACGTATCCGCTGCATTATGAGACACATGATGGTTCAAGTTCGTCGACGGCGAACGAGCGACAGGACATTCCCTCTATGTTTTCCACGCCCCCACCTGCGGACGATGAGGACGTTGGTCGTCGCCCAGGCCGTCAGCGTCGGCCTCCGCGTAAGTATACCCCCCGAACAACACCACCGAACCATCAACTGTAGGGGTTTAATGCACTTTTCTATAACTcgaattatttgtattttagatATCTCGGATGTTctgaattttatgtatatatatcaatgattcaattttttcattatgTTAAAGCTCAATCGAATTATGAATGCCTCTATTTTCGATATAATCTTAATAATTCCACAACGCTCACATGGTACATTATAACTTATTCTGGAAACAATATGGATACACTTTAAGCGTAAGCATgtttaataagaaaattattattaataaaattaccttttatAACAACATACATACAAATTTTATAGCTTTAGCTCAATTTCGCCCCGATCCCGACGACTGTCCAACATGAAAGTTTCGGTTAGGGCATTTATTCCGGCTATGACCAGTTAGCCTACATATTCCACAGCGCTTTCTGtcagatttctccctaatgtccatcTCATTACGGATTCTGTTTGACTGCGGACGACCCCTTGGATTCCTCTGTAGCCCTGTGTCTAGGAGAAGCTCGAAAGTCATCGGCGGCACCTCCCACGTAGATAGGTCCGGCAGGACGGGGAACTCATTCTTCCAGACACGCAATGTGCGCTTCagcgtgtacacatcatcgacatattgtTCCGCATCAACATTGACTTTAGCACACGTCTCCACGACATGCGCACAGGGGTAATGAAGTGTTTCGAACTTCCTGCACTCGCACCGTCTGTTCcggagatcaactccgtaggacctaGGTCGACAACCGATGATCTCGGTAACTCGAAACGTTTCCAGTCGGCGTGAATATATTTCCACGTTTATTGACCTCGCCAACCGACGGTTTACGATCATTGTATCCCTCACATGTTCGACAAACACATGTCCCGCCTGAATCTGGTCGACTTGCTGCcgacccattcttggcatcaaagtGGCCAGCCTGtagaaagtagcagaaaataCCGATGCTATCGGAAGATGACGTGTTTTCAACAGGACTGCGTTGATCCCCTcgactaagtttgtggtcatgTGGCCATAACAAAAGCCCTCGTCAGTACTTTGAGCCCACTGTCACGGCTCCATTGTGCGCAACCATTGtcggaaagatgtgtttgtctgCCCCTCCATATCACTCTCAAGTCGGGTCATTCTTTGTCGgaaaatatgtggctctaactcatacgctgcatacgtattaacgaaaaataagttaaagtaagtcgataacatcaaacattacagcttatattgaaaagataaggttatcatttacccattgccatgacttgtctcttccagtctgcattcttataatctttatgGAAGTTTGACGCAATGTGACGAatgcagtaaacggatctccacgacacaccggaacgcctaatagctgcaattaaacccttccctctatcagagatgatgcaaatgttatcgttCGTAATAACATACCTTCGCAGATTtgtgaggaagaattcccaagactccatgttctctttatctacgatagcaaatgctatcgggagcacgttCATATCAGTCTTGAGCCACCGCAAGCAGCGATTcgtgtatattttccatacagccaggtcccatccacctgcacaagtggcttgcagtggggaaatgcccgcacacatggttcgaacgtccagaacatccgatAGAAAATCTTTTTTGCCGGTTGTAACTGCTCATCCGGCCTGTAAGATAGAATTGTCTGCAACTCAATCACAGTCCCCGGTACGTACTCCCGCATAGCAGCTATCCAACCTTGAAGTTCGTTATATGACGAATCGTAATCCCCATACAGTTGCTCCatcgccatctgtttagctaccCATGCCTTCCGATACgagact
This sequence is a window from Gossypium raimondii isolate GPD5lz chromosome 5, ASM2569854v1, whole genome shotgun sequence. Protein-coding genes within it:
- the LOC128041356 gene encoding serine/threonine-protein phosphatase 7 long form homolog, which encodes MPYLELAEFGSVALIRSSDLRFDLLSTLVERWRPETHTFHFPCGECTVTLEDVAVQLGLPVDGNPITGLSSLTDPAAVCYKLLGESPKDGDKYFSTIKFTWLRAKICRLSATASEGELMCAARAYIMHLIGALLMPDANGDSVHLSYLPLLADLSTARSYSWGSAVLAMLYKELCRATDPQCKDIGGCLILLQSWALYRMPWTTRPSIGKSCDVPIYRMRIEQHAREGFIWMPYRRPKIANVVPPSALVDSHTWCTNTPIINFNVVEWYNGDRVLRQFGCIQHIPDPPCQLGDDHGLTKRGRVQLDWGIYHRKYVALWYDRLRRIPQMVMATDLQPSAQYIEWYHSRRKPYLLGA